One window of the Bacillota bacterium genome contains the following:
- a CDS encoding DUF1292 domain-containing protein has translation MSDDSNVIQLYNEEENQLLNFIEYRRLQVRGRNYALLQPEEDQQTLIPFRVEQVVSDEGNAEEEMYVYVIDDDELAAVEAAWQKLHS, from the coding sequence ATGTCTGATGACAGCAATGTTATTCAATTGTATAATGAAGAAGAAAATCAACTCTTGAACTTCATCGAATACCGGCGGTTGCAAGTGCGGGGCCGCAATTACGCCCTGCTGCAACCGGAAGAAGATCAGCAAACCCTGATACCGTTTCGGGTTGAGCAGGTAGTCAGCGATGAAGGCAATGCCGAAGAAGAAATGTATGTATATGTTATTGATGATGATGAACTGGCAGCGGTAGAGGCTGCCTGGCAAAAACTGCATTCTTAA
- the ruvX gene encoding Holliday junction resolvase RuvX, translating to MRIMALDVGEKRIGVAVSDPLGMTAQGIKVLANDKKTFAEIKKLCQEYEVSRLVIGMPRNMNGTYGPGAESAEQFAEELAITTGLPVDFEDERLTTMAAERVLIDADVSRRKRRKVVDKMAAVIILQSYLQRGEKNV from the coding sequence ATGCGGATAATGGCCTTAGATGTCGGGGAAAAAAGAATTGGGGTAGCGGTCTCTGACCCCCTGGGAATGACTGCCCAGGGAATCAAGGTACTGGCTAATGATAAAAAAACTTTTGCTGAAATTAAAAAGTTATGCCAAGAATATGAAGTGTCCCGTCTGGTGATAGGGATGCCCCGGAATATGAATGGAACCTACGGCCCGGGCGCTGAAAGCGCTGAGCAGTTTGCCGAGGAGCTTGCAATTACAACTGGACTACCGGTGGATTTTGAAGATGAGCGCTTGACAACAATGGCCGCGGAGCGGGTGTTGATCGATGCCGATGTTAGTCGGCGGAAGCGCCGCAAAGTAGTGGATAAAATGGCAGCAGTGATAATTTTGCAAAGCTATTTACAACGAGGTGAAAAAAATGTCTGA
- a CDS encoding aldo/keto reductase produces MPVINLGDSGIAVSRLGFGTLALSPLQTSLSVEEGAELLCYAWHKGVTFWDTAQIYNNYPVLKAALSKIKGEPVIATKTYAYTACQAREAVEEARRALGRDVLDIVLLHEQSALTLPGHREALEWLAEARSKGAIRAVGISTHSVSGVQAALTWPEIQILHPLYNQAGVGIRDGNAETMSKALLDAQASGRGIYAMKVLGGGSLYRDAGTAIAHVLGMPWFESMVIGMVSQEEIDFNLALCNGRNPAPELASATLGRKRRLHIADWCRGCAACVSVCPQAALQIEQGKAIVNHDLCLCCGYCSRVCGEMCLKII; encoded by the coding sequence TTGCCGGTTATCAACCTGGGCGACTCGGGAATCGCCGTCAGTCGCCTGGGTTTTGGAACGTTGGCTCTCAGCCCCCTGCAAACTTCCCTATCTGTGGAAGAGGGGGCTGAACTTTTGTGTTACGCCTGGCACAAGGGCGTGACTTTTTGGGATACTGCGCAAATTTACAACAATTATCCTGTGTTGAAAGCTGCTTTGAGTAAAATTAAGGGAGAACCGGTGATTGCCACCAAAACCTATGCCTATACTGCATGTCAGGCCCGGGAGGCGGTGGAGGAGGCCCGACGCGCTTTGGGCAGGGATGTCCTCGATATAGTGTTGTTGCATGAGCAGAGCGCCCTGACTCTGCCCGGACACCGGGAGGCCCTGGAATGGTTGGCTGAAGCCCGAAGTAAAGGGGCTATCCGAGCAGTGGGGATTTCCACCCACAGTGTGTCAGGGGTGCAGGCCGCATTGACGTGGCCGGAAATTCAAATCCTGCATCCCCTTTACAATCAGGCAGGAGTAGGTATCCGGGATGGCAATGCCGAGACAATGTCTAAGGCCCTGTTGGATGCCCAGGCAAGCGGGCGCGGGATTTATGCAATGAAGGTTTTGGGTGGAGGCAGTTTGTATCGTGACGCTGGTACTGCCATCGCCCATGTGCTGGGTATGCCATGGTTTGAGAGTATGGTCATTGGCATGGTCAGCCAGGAAGAGATAGACTTCAATCTCGCTTTGTGCAATGGTCGCAATCCGGCGCCAGAGCTTGCCAGCGCGACTTTGGGCAGAAAACGACGCCTGCACATTGCCGACTGGTGCAGGGGGTGCGCTGCCTGTGTCAGCGTCTGTCCCCAGGCGGCATTGCAGATAGAACAGGGGAAGGCAATTGTTAATCATGACCTCTGTCTATGTTGTGGCTATTGCAGCCGTGTCTGCGGGGAAATGTGTCTTAAAATAATTTGA
- a CDS encoding IreB family regulatory phosphoprotein: MDNHTQETVSFRLDAEESNETRTILVEVFTALKEKGYNPINQIVGYLISGDPAYITSHRNARSLIRKLERDDILEELVTAYLQEVE, encoded by the coding sequence GTGGATAACCATACTCAGGAAACTGTAAGTTTTCGGCTCGATGCCGAGGAGTCCAATGAAACCCGCACCATCTTGGTTGAAGTGTTCACGGCCTTGAAAGAAAAAGGATACAATCCAATCAACCAAATTGTCGGTTACCTTATTTCCGGAGACCCGGCTTATATCACCAGCCATCGCAATGCCCGCAGCCTGATTCGCAAGCTGGAACGGGACGATATTCTGGAAGAACTTGTGACCGCATATCTACAAGAGGTAGAATAA
- the alaS gene encoding alanine--tRNA ligase, producing MQGNEIRRRYLKFFEGKGHTIIPSASLVPDNDPSLLLIGAGMAPLKKYFTGVKTPPTRRMVNSQKCVRTGDIEEVGKTARHHTFFEMLGNFSFGDYFKEEAITWAWEFLLEHLHLEPEKLWVSVYLDDQEAWEIWNKTIGVPKDRIVRLGKEDNFWEIGVGPCGPCSEIYYDMGPELGCDNPKCQPGCDCDRYLEVWNLVFTQYDKDEEGNYNPLPSPNIDTGMGLERIAAVLQGVKTNYDCDLILPLIEHYAQLAQVEYSNPRYTASLRVIGDHLRAVVFMLADGILPANEGRGYVLRRLLRRAVRHGMLCGLKGSFLHTGVQKVVDMFGDVYSELSANQEHILKTVVNEEERFLATISQGMDLMERELAALSAGGTLDGETAFKLYDTYGFPLDLTQEIAAERGFVVDEKGFANALEQQRAQARAARSEVDAMMTRDLSGELKDVPATEFTGYGALSASGRVLAILAPDKREQAAVGEQVILVLDKTPFYAEGGGQIGDTGILQAGSASVQVENTTATGGIVLHHGQVVTGEIAVGDSVVAEVSGRRREIQANHTATHLLHKVLRDVVGEHVRQAGSLVEPGRLRFDYTHTSPLTPEELEQVEGRVNALIASDLPVTAAEMSLDEARKQGAVALFGEKYGDQVRVVSVGDFSQELCGGTHVKTTARIRGFKIVGETGIGSGVRRIEAITGDAVLRHLHTVETTLTAAAQAAKTKPENLVERIGELQAELRRYRQENEKLQSQIFSLQTSSILDQTEDVNGVPVLARQVESADMAALRNQAEQLAAKLKSGVVVLATTADDKVNLVAVVSKDLLKSGLHAGKLVGKVAKAVGGGGGGRPDMAQAGGRNPQQLPQALEQVPTIVAEQMQAGE from the coding sequence ATGCAAGGTAATGAAATACGTAGACGCTACCTGAAATTTTTTGAAGGCAAGGGCCATACCATCATTCCCAGCGCAAGTTTGGTCCCCGATAATGATCCCAGCTTGCTGTTGATTGGCGCCGGCATGGCGCCGCTAAAGAAATATTTTACCGGCGTCAAAACGCCACCCACACGGCGTATGGTCAATTCGCAGAAATGTGTCCGTACCGGCGATATTGAGGAGGTGGGCAAGACAGCCCGTCACCACACGTTCTTTGAAATGCTGGGCAATTTCTCCTTTGGCGATTATTTCAAGGAAGAGGCAATTACCTGGGCCTGGGAGTTTTTGCTGGAGCATTTGCATCTCGAGCCGGAAAAACTTTGGGTATCGGTCTATCTCGATGATCAGGAAGCCTGGGAAATCTGGAACAAGACTATAGGCGTGCCGAAGGACCGGATTGTCCGCCTGGGCAAAGAGGACAATTTCTGGGAGATTGGCGTCGGCCCCTGTGGCCCCTGCTCAGAGATCTACTATGATATGGGCCCGGAACTGGGCTGTGACAATCCTAAGTGCCAACCCGGGTGTGATTGTGACCGGTATCTGGAAGTCTGGAACCTGGTGTTTACCCAGTATGACAAAGATGAGGAAGGGAATTATAACCCGCTGCCCTCACCGAATATCGACACTGGCATGGGCCTGGAGCGGATTGCTGCCGTTCTCCAGGGGGTAAAGACCAATTATGATTGTGACCTGATTTTACCGCTGATCGAACACTATGCACAGTTGGCACAGGTCGAGTACAGCAACCCGCGTTATACCGCTTCCCTGCGGGTGATCGGAGATCATCTCCGGGCAGTGGTCTTTATGCTGGCTGACGGCATTTTGCCAGCCAATGAGGGCCGGGGCTATGTGCTGCGCCGCCTTTTGCGCAGAGCCGTCCGTCATGGTATGCTCTGCGGATTGAAGGGGAGTTTTCTGCACACCGGAGTCCAAAAGGTTGTAGATATGTTTGGCGATGTTTATTCTGAACTCTCTGCCAATCAAGAGCATATTTTAAAAACTGTAGTTAATGAAGAGGAGCGGTTCCTGGCTACCATCAGTCAGGGAATGGATTTAATGGAGCGGGAACTGGCGGCACTTTCAGCCGGAGGAACTCTGGATGGTGAGACGGCGTTCAAGCTCTATGATACCTACGGCTTCCCCCTAGACCTGACCCAGGAAATTGCAGCCGAGCGGGGATTCGTTGTCGATGAAAAAGGTTTTGCTAATGCACTAGAGCAGCAGCGTGCCCAAGCCCGGGCTGCCCGGAGCGAAGTGGACGCGATGATGACCAGAGATCTGTCCGGTGAATTAAAGGATGTGCCTGCCACTGAGTTTACCGGTTACGGTGCCCTGTCGGCTTCCGGACGGGTGCTGGCAATACTTGCCCCGGATAAACGGGAACAGGCCGCTGTCGGTGAACAAGTTATCCTCGTCTTGGATAAAACTCCTTTCTACGCGGAAGGTGGCGGTCAGATTGGCGATACTGGCATCCTTCAGGCCGGCAGCGCCAGTGTCCAGGTGGAAAATACGACTGCCACAGGCGGCATAGTTCTGCACCACGGACAGGTGGTTACAGGAGAAATTGCCGTCGGAGATTCGGTGGTGGCCGAGGTTTCCGGTCGACGCCGGGAGATTCAGGCCAATCATACAGCCACCCACCTGCTGCATAAGGTCCTGCGGGATGTGGTCGGCGAGCATGTGCGTCAGGCCGGTTCCCTGGTGGAGCCCGGGCGGCTGCGGTTTGACTATACCCACACATCACCGCTGACACCTGAGGAGTTGGAGCAAGTAGAGGGCCGGGTTAACGCGCTGATTGCCAGCGATTTGCCGGTGACCGCAGCCGAGATGAGCCTGGATGAGGCCCGGAAACAGGGGGCAGTGGCGCTGTTCGGCGAGAAGTATGGTGATCAGGTGCGGGTAGTTTCTGTGGGAGATTTCAGTCAGGAGCTATGCGGCGGCACTCATGTGAAGACTACTGCCAGAATCCGCGGTTTTAAAATAGTTGGCGAAACCGGCATTGGTTCCGGCGTACGCAGGATTGAGGCAATCACCGGTGATGCAGTGCTTCGGCATTTGCATACAGTGGAAACCACTTTGACCGCTGCTGCTCAGGCTGCCAAAACAAAACCGGAAAACCTTGTCGAGCGCATTGGCGAACTGCAGGCGGAACTGCGCCGTTATCGTCAGGAGAACGAAAAATTACAGAGCCAGATTTTTTCACTGCAAACATCCAGCATCCTCGATCAGACAGAAGATGTCAACGGGGTGCCGGTGCTGGCCCGACAGGTAGAGAGTGCCGACATGGCAGCGTTGCGTAATCAGGCGGAACAATTGGCCGCAAAACTCAAGTCAGGAGTAGTGGTCTTGGCGACAACTGCCGATGACAAGGTGAATTTAGTTGCTGTGGTCAGCAAGGACTTGTTGAAATCCGGACTCCATGCCGGAAAATTGGTTGGTAAAGTTGCCAAGGCAGTGGGCGGTGGCGGCGGCGGTCGACCCGATATGGCCCAGGCTGGCGGACGCAATCCTCAGCAATTGCCCCAGGCCCTGGAACAAGTTCCGACAATTGTTGCTGAGCAAATGCAGGCCGGTGAATAG
- a CDS encoding AI-2E family transporter, with protein sequence MLGRMLQSLTVRRIILGFTGLILVMLAIIFRQRLMAIFTPFLVALIISYVLNPVVIWLQDKKFNRTLAVFVIYFVFFGLLFIGIARLVPVVTAEVNRLASRIPEYTAQIQTYIVEFNEATDRLQLPQSVELALEENIHNLEAYLLGLLGRMPEFTTNIARAIFNIVLILILTFYFLKDFSLVRDSFYRLLPREHQAKTRKIIYEIDHSLGNYIRGQLIITTIIAISTYLGLLFLGVDFALILGLIAGITNIIPYFGPFFGAIPAVLVALLKSPILALKVAIVITLIQQVESHLVAPQVLGKSMGMHPLIVILALLAGGQFMGITGMIIAVPVLAVLRILLRNLVIPVFRGKS encoded by the coding sequence GTGTTGGGGCGTATGCTTCAGAGTTTGACTGTCCGTAGAATTATTCTCGGGTTTACTGGCCTTATCTTGGTTATGCTTGCGATAATCTTTCGGCAACGATTGATGGCGATTTTTACGCCATTTTTGGTGGCACTGATTATCTCCTATGTATTGAATCCTGTGGTAATCTGGTTGCAGGACAAAAAATTCAATCGCACTTTGGCGGTCTTTGTAATTTATTTCGTGTTTTTTGGGTTATTGTTTATAGGTATCGCCCGCCTGGTGCCGGTGGTTACCGCGGAGGTAAACCGTCTGGCCAGCCGGATTCCTGAGTATACCGCCCAGATCCAAACATATATAGTTGAGTTTAACGAAGCGACAGACCGCTTGCAGCTCCCGCAATCGGTGGAGCTGGCGCTCGAGGAGAACATCCACAATCTTGAGGCGTATCTGCTCGGTCTGTTGGGGAGAATGCCAGAGTTTACAACCAATATCGCCCGGGCGATTTTTAATATCGTCTTGATTCTGATTCTGACATTCTATTTCTTGAAGGATTTTTCGTTGGTCAGGGATTCCTTCTATCGCCTGTTGCCCAGGGAACATCAGGCAAAAACCAGGAAAATCATCTACGAAATTGATCACAGCTTAGGCAATTATATCCGCGGTCAATTGATTATAACAACGATAATTGCCATCTCCACATATTTGGGGCTGTTATTCCTGGGCGTGGATTTTGCCCTAATCCTGGGTCTGATTGCCGGCATTACTAACATCATCCCTTATTTTGGGCCGTTTTTCGGCGCGATTCCTGCTGTACTGGTGGCTTTGCTTAAGTCGCCTATCCTTGCGCTGAAGGTTGCGATAGTGATAACATTGATTCAGCAGGTGGAAAGCCATTTGGTTGCGCCCCAGGTCCTGGGAAAAAGCATGGGCATGCACCCATTGATTGTCATTCTTGCGCTTTTGGCTGGGGGACAGTTTATGGGGATTACCGGAATGATTATCGCTGTTCCGGTTTTGGCGGTGCTGCGCATCCTGCTGCGCAATTTGGTGATTCCGGTTTTCCGTGGCAAAAGTTGA
- a CDS encoding glycine dehydrogenase subunit 2: protein MTNKSFHQARWNEPIILEQGSPGERGIIPPAPEPAVKEQVGALENLLPAEMQRTTPPRLPELSQMQVLRHFLRLSQETLGADLCIDIGLGTCTMKYSPKIHEQFVRSPQMAALHPYQDENTVQGMLKVMYELEQFLKEISGMDRFSLQPAGGTQAIYTNAAIVRAYHHSRGEGEQRDEVITTILSHPGNAGAASTAGFKVLTLMPGDDGLPDIETLKAIVSQRTAALLITNPEDTGIFNPRIKEFVDIVHEVGGLCVYDQANLNGLLGISRAREAGFDLCHYNLHKTFSSPHGCQGPGAGALGATEKLARFLPVPTVEFDGEKHWLNYDSPESIGKVRKFYGVPAVMLRAYAYILSLGAEGLQAVAELSILNNNYLVKKLLEIEGLTLPLAPGKNRLDQARFSWQKLQAETGVGTDDINRRIVDYGLQSYFTSHHPRIIPEPFTPEPPETYSKADIDKYVEILRQVAREAYEDPELVRTAPHRSTITKIDTEPLVEMDKFACTWRAFKKKR, encoded by the coding sequence ATGACTAACAAATCTTTTCACCAGGCCAGGTGGAATGAGCCGATAATTCTTGAGCAGGGTAGTCCCGGCGAGAGGGGCATTATCCCCCCGGCGCCGGAGCCAGCAGTTAAAGAGCAAGTCGGTGCCCTCGAAAACCTTCTCCCCGCAGAGATGCAGCGGACAACGCCGCCAAGATTGCCTGAGCTCTCGCAAATGCAAGTGCTCCGCCATTTTTTACGTCTGTCCCAGGAAACCCTGGGCGCTGATCTATGTATAGATATTGGCCTGGGAACGTGCACGATGAAGTACAGTCCTAAGATTCACGAGCAGTTTGTGCGTTCGCCCCAGATGGCTGCTCTGCATCCCTATCAGGATGAAAACACGGTTCAGGGCATGCTCAAGGTAATGTACGAGCTTGAGCAATTCTTAAAGGAAATATCGGGGATGGACCGGTTTTCCCTGCAGCCGGCCGGTGGGACCCAGGCGATTTACACCAATGCGGCGATTGTCCGCGCCTATCATCATTCCCGAGGGGAAGGGGAGCAGAGGGATGAGGTAATCACTACCATTCTCTCCCATCCCGGCAACGCCGGTGCAGCCAGCACCGCCGGCTTCAAGGTTCTGACCCTGATGCCCGGGGATGATGGACTGCCGGATATCGAGACCCTGAAAGCGATTGTGTCCCAGCGGACAGCGGCTTTGCTCATCACCAATCCCGAGGACACAGGCATCTTTAATCCCCGAATCAAGGAGTTTGTGGACATAGTCCACGAAGTAGGCGGCCTGTGCGTTTACGACCAGGCGAATCTGAACGGGTTGCTGGGTATCTCCCGGGCCCGAGAAGCCGGATTTGACCTTTGTCATTACAATTTACACAAGACCTTTTCCTCGCCCCATGGGTGTCAGGGGCCCGGCGCCGGCGCCCTGGGGGCAACAGAAAAACTGGCGCGGTTTTTGCCGGTGCCAACTGTGGAATTTGATGGCGAGAAACACTGGTTAAATTATGACAGTCCGGAGAGTATCGGCAAGGTGCGGAAATTTTATGGTGTGCCCGCGGTTATGCTCAGGGCATATGCCTATATTCTCAGTCTGGGCGCCGAGGGTTTGCAGGCTGTGGCTGAGCTCTCAATCCTCAACAACAACTATCTGGTCAAGAAACTTCTGGAGATTGAAGGGCTGACACTGCCGCTGGCACCGGGGAAAAATCGCCTGGACCAGGCGCGATTTAGCTGGCAGAAGCTCCAGGCCGAGACCGGGGTCGGCACTGATGACATCAACCGGCGGATTGTTGATTACGGTTTGCAGAGCTATTTCACAAGCCACCATCCCAGGATAATCCCCGAGCCCTTCACCCCGGAGCCACCCGAGACCTATTCAAAGGCCGATATCGATAAGTATGTGGAGATACTCCGCCAGGTGGCCCGGGAGGCATACGAAGATCCGGAATTAGTACGCACCGCGCCTCACCGGAGCACAATCACCAAGATTGACACCGAGCCCCTGGTGGAGATGGACAAATTCGCTTGCACCTGGCGGGCATTTAAAAAGAAGCGTTGA
- a CDS encoding aminomethyl-transferring glycine dehydrogenase subunit GcvPA, with amino-acid sequence MTKRTYPYMPGSVPAAKQALLRELGIDSVEVLLKDIPDDLRFPGKMKLPPPLLEEYELKRHVQAVLAGNANCQEYISFLGAGCYQHYVPAVCDEVNSRAEFLTAYCGETYSDHGKMQAIFEYCSLMAELLDLDVVSYTLYDGGQAAASALRMATRITGGTRVLVPATMHPEVLSQLQDYCRPVAQVVPVQTDADSGRLNLEDLQAKLTPGTAAVFVENPTYLGAIETDVREIATLVHSQQALFVVSADPSSLGLLESPANYGADIVVGDIQPLGMHMQYGGGCGGFIATRDEPEFINQYPTYLYGITTTQREGEYGWARALNYRTSHEGREKANEYFGTESGLWAITAAVYLSLMGPQGLRELGETIVYRSNYARQVFSALPGVEARFTGPIFKEFVLNFDACGRSVASINKALLEYGIFGGKDLSQDFPHLGQSALFCVTEVITQADIQRLACALQEILAGERGNGND; translated from the coding sequence ATGACCAAAAGAACATATCCGTATATGCCCGGCAGCGTGCCGGCTGCGAAGCAAGCGCTGCTCCGGGAGTTGGGAATTGATTCGGTGGAAGTGCTGCTTAAGGACATACCGGATGACTTGAGATTTCCCGGCAAAATGAAGCTGCCGCCACCTTTGTTGGAAGAATATGAACTTAAGCGACACGTGCAAGCTGTGCTGGCTGGGAACGCCAATTGCCAGGAATATATAAGCTTCCTGGGGGCCGGCTGTTATCAGCATTATGTTCCGGCAGTCTGTGATGAGGTCAACAGCCGGGCCGAGTTTCTCACAGCATACTGCGGCGAGACCTATTCTGATCACGGCAAGATGCAGGCGATTTTTGAATACTGCAGTCTGATGGCAGAGTTGCTGGACTTAGATGTGGTGAGCTACACTTTGTACGATGGCGGGCAGGCAGCAGCGTCCGCTCTGCGCATGGCCACTCGCATCACCGGCGGCACCCGCGTGTTGGTGCCGGCAACAATGCACCCGGAGGTGCTCAGCCAGCTACAGGACTATTGCCGCCCTGTAGCCCAGGTGGTGCCTGTACAAACCGATGCGGACAGTGGACGGCTGAACCTGGAGGACTTACAGGCAAAACTTACACCAGGAACAGCGGCGGTGTTTGTTGAGAACCCCACATATCTGGGCGCCATTGAAACCGATGTGCGGGAAATCGCCACCCTGGTCCATAGCCAGCAGGCTTTGTTTGTTGTGAGCGCCGACCCATCATCCCTGGGTTTGCTTGAGTCCCCCGCCAATTATGGGGCAGATATTGTTGTGGGAGATATTCAGCCCCTGGGCATGCATATGCAGTACGGCGGCGGTTGCGGCGGGTTTATCGCCACCCGGGACGAACCGGAGTTTATCAACCAGTATCCCACCTACCTCTATGGAATCACCACTACCCAGCGAGAGGGCGAGTATGGTTGGGCCCGGGCCCTCAATTACCGGACATCCCATGAGGGCCGCGAGAAGGCCAATGAATACTTTGGCACCGAATCGGGGCTCTGGGCAATTACGGCGGCAGTTTATCTGTCTCTGATGGGACCCCAGGGCCTGCGGGAGCTGGGAGAGACAATCGTCTATCGCAGCAATTATGCCCGGCAGGTGTTCTCCGCGCTTCCGGGGGTGGAGGCCCGGTTTACAGGTCCAATCTTCAAAGAGTTTGTCCTCAATTTTGACGCCTGTGGTCGTTCGGTGGCGTCAATTAACAAGGCGCTCTTGGAATACGGGATTTTCGGCGGCAAAGACTTATCCCAGGACTTTCCCCACCTGGGGCAAAGTGCCCTGTTTTGCGTGACGGAAGTTATCACCCAGGCTGACATTCAGCGTCTAGCCTGTGCCCTGCAGGAAATTCTTGCTGGTGAGAGGGGGAACGGCAATGACTAA
- a CDS encoding ATP-NAD kinase, which yields MIKANIITCSDWRWQVIENHKLGLIINPIAGIGGKAGLKGSDQRDCWQRAIQMGLKPEANHRAVTALKVLRTLAPGNLALWTGPHEMGETAALEARFNPQVIGKAKQGATTGSDSERIAREMLAKDLDLLLFVGGDGTARNICASVGHACAVLGIPAGVKMHSAVFAVNPGSAARLTAEFLQHKLPVASREVMDIDEDRFRRGVVDVKLYGHLLVPESAVLVQGAKAAGQSSDDTGIRGIAATIAERMDGDSYWVFGPGGTTQGIMHALGLEGTLLGVDLVQDGEIVARDLNEPALNAAVAGQQVRIVLTPIGGQGHILGRGNQQIGPSLILQAGKENLVIVSLLGKLATIPGGALLVDTGSDEVDQMLRGPIRVLTGYRHEHVCRIH from the coding sequence TTGATTAAAGCGAACATAATCACATGCAGCGATTGGAGGTGGCAGGTTATCGAAAATCACAAATTAGGTCTCATCATTAACCCCATCGCTGGTATTGGGGGCAAGGCAGGGCTGAAAGGGAGCGACCAGCGAGATTGTTGGCAGCGGGCTATACAGATGGGACTCAAGCCGGAAGCCAATCACCGGGCCGTTACGGCACTTAAAGTTTTGCGGACACTTGCGCCTGGCAACCTGGCGCTATGGACCGGACCCCATGAAATGGGAGAAACCGCTGCCCTGGAGGCTAGATTTAATCCCCAGGTTATCGGCAAGGCGAAACAAGGCGCCACCACCGGCAGCGATAGTGAACGCATTGCCCGGGAAATGCTTGCGAAAGATTTGGATTTACTGCTTTTTGTCGGAGGTGACGGCACCGCCCGGAATATCTGTGCTTCGGTGGGGCATGCCTGCGCTGTTTTGGGGATTCCTGCCGGGGTAAAGATGCACTCGGCAGTGTTTGCGGTTAACCCGGGAAGCGCTGCACGTTTGACAGCTGAATTCCTTCAGCACAAGTTGCCCGTGGCGTCTCGGGAGGTAATGGATATCGATGAAGATAGGTTTCGCCGGGGAGTGGTGGATGTCAAATTGTACGGTCATCTCCTTGTTCCGGAAAGCGCTGTCCTTGTCCAGGGTGCAAAAGCCGCTGGGCAGAGCAGTGACGACACTGGTATCCGGGGGATAGCCGCAACGATTGCTGAACGCATGGATGGCGACAGCTACTGGGTCTTTGGACCTGGGGGCACTACCCAGGGGATCATGCATGCGCTGGGCTTGGAAGGTACGCTCCTGGGCGTGGACCTGGTGCAAGATGGCGAGATTGTGGCTCGGGACCTCAACGAGCCGGCGCTCAACGCCGCTGTGGCTGGGCAGCAGGTGCGAATTGTGCTGACGCCAATTGGCGGCCAGGGCCACATCCTAGGACGGGGCAATCAACAAATCGGCCCCAGTCTAATCCTGCAAGCTGGCAAAGAGAATCTGGTTATTGTCTCATTGCTTGGGAAGCTGGCTACAATCCCCGGTGGCGCACTGCTGGTGGATACCGGGAGTGATGAGGTTGATCAGATGCTGCGGGGCCCGATCCGGGTGTTGACGGGTTACCGCCATGAACATGTTTGCAGAATCCACTGA